A window of Microcystis aeruginosa FD4 contains these coding sequences:
- a CDS encoding DUF4164 family protein, with product MSNETVTYSLEAVLTRIEGKIDSLQRDVNQKFDKIDERLTKVEIGQSELKGEIKTLDERLTTEIKGLTARVANQEFTNRGILIALVVAILGGAAKLFGFLPNP from the coding sequence ATGTCTAACGAAACCGTGACTTATTCCCTAGAAGCTGTTCTAACAAGGATTGAGGGGAAAATAGACTCTCTACAAAGGGATGTCAATCAAAAATTCGACAAAATCGATGAACGATTAACCAAAGTAGAAATAGGACAATCGGAGTTAAAAGGGGAGATTAAAACCCTGGATGAGCGACTAACCACAGAAATTAAAGGATTAACTGCAAGAGTCGCTAATCAGGAATTTACCAATCGAGGGATTCTAATCGCTTTGGTTGTTGCTATTTTAGGAGGGGCAGCTAAACTTTTTGGTTTTCTTCCCAATCCCTAA
- a CDS encoding ABC transporter ATP-binding protein — protein sequence MSFDTSSLSERNDQAEVYQPVIIRLENVSKIYGSGETMVKALNNVNLSLKKGEYCAIMGASGSGKSTAMNIIGCLDRPTSGSYYLENLDVSTLPDGDLAQIRNRKIGFVFQQFHLLPQMSALENVMLPMIYGGVPPQERKERAIAALTKVKLDHRLHNKPNQLSGGQQQRVAIARAIVNQPILLLADEPTGALDSKTTQEVMAIFSELNNSGITIVMVTHEADVARNSGRIIWFKDGEVVYPHLAPTDLHEVIG from the coding sequence ATGAGTTTTGATACTTCCTCTCTCAGCGAACGCAACGATCAAGCCGAAGTCTATCAGCCGGTAATTATTCGCCTCGAAAATGTGTCTAAAATCTACGGCAGTGGCGAAACCATGGTTAAAGCCCTCAATAACGTCAATTTAAGCCTGAAAAAAGGGGAATATTGCGCTATTATGGGCGCTTCGGGTTCGGGAAAATCCACAGCCATGAATATTATCGGCTGTCTTGATCGTCCCACCTCGGGGTCTTATTATCTAGAAAATCTCGACGTTTCCACGCTGCCGGATGGGGATTTAGCTCAGATTCGCAATCGCAAAATTGGCTTTGTTTTCCAGCAATTCCATCTTTTACCCCAGATGAGTGCGCTGGAAAATGTCATGTTACCGATGATTTATGGTGGGGTTCCTCCCCAAGAAAGAAAGGAAAGAGCGATCGCTGCTTTAACGAAGGTAAAATTAGATCATCGACTGCACAATAAACCCAATCAATTATCGGGGGGACAACAGCAGCGCGTCGCTATTGCTAGGGCAATTGTCAATCAACCGATATTATTACTTGCCGATGAACCGACGGGCGCGCTGGACTCGAAAACTACCCAAGAGGTGATGGCCATTTTCTCGGAATTGAATAACAGTGGCATTACTATCGTCATGGTAACTCACGAGGCTGATGTGGCGCGTAATTCCGGGCGCATTATTTGGTTTAAAGATGGTGAAGTGGTTTATCCTCATCTCGCACCGACGGATTTACATGAGGTGATTGGGTAG
- a CDS encoding DUF4079 domain-containing protein, with the protein MNFEIPSAVKTWSQFGHPILMWVLLGLTIYALYSGLQWRRTRTADKDLKKELLPQDFRTKHYQIGSLILALMVLGTIGGMAVTYINNGKLFVGPHLLAGLGMVGLISISAALVPLMQKGNELARITHITLNAVILGLFGWQAFTGMDIVQRILSKM; encoded by the coding sequence ATGAACTTCGAGATTCCCAGTGCCGTAAAAACTTGGTCACAATTTGGTCATCCCATTCTAATGTGGGTTTTATTAGGATTAACTATCTATGCGCTCTATTCGGGGCTACAATGGCGACGGACGCGTACAGCAGATAAAGACCTAAAAAAAGAATTATTGCCCCAGGATTTTCGCACTAAACACTATCAAATTGGCTCCCTAATCCTCGCTTTAATGGTCTTGGGGACGATCGGGGGTATGGCGGTAACTTATATTAATAACGGTAAATTATTTGTCGGTCCCCATCTGCTGGCGGGTTTAGGGATGGTGGGTTTAATCTCGATCAGTGCCGCTTTAGTACCTTTAATGCAAAAAGGCAATGAATTGGCTAGAATCACCCATATTACCCTTAATGCCGTCATTTTAGGTCTTTTTGGCTGGCAAGCCTTCACAGGAATGGATATAGTCCAGCGTATTCTCAGCAAAATGTAA
- a CDS encoding IS5 family transposase, with translation MTYEQVKTLKPTEFKHLCGVYPDTFKDMVTVLKAEKVWQKKTGRPSKLSTEDQLLITIEYWREYRTYFHRGNSWGVNESTAYRIVRKVENILIKSGLFNLPGKKALLESNSEIEIIVVDVSEQEIERPKKKQKSYYSGKQGYHTLKSQVVADQKSEQVICVRCEKGRVHDFRLWKESKIRLNKEIEILGDKGYQGIQKIHQNSQIPHKKKKKEKLSKEQKKANRQLSQRRIVIEHIHRRLKIFRILSSRYRNRRRRFGLRLNLIAGIYNYELRYRQKDIS, from the coding sequence ATGACTTACGAACAAGTAAAAACTTTAAAGCCAACAGAGTTCAAACACTTGTGTGGCGTGTATCCAGATACATTTAAGGATATGGTAACAGTCCTAAAGGCAGAAAAAGTTTGGCAAAAAAAGACAGGTAGACCTAGCAAATTGAGTACGGAAGACCAACTACTAATAACAATAGAATATTGGCGAGAATATCGCACCTATTTTCATCGGGGAAATAGTTGGGGTGTTAACGAATCAACGGCGTATAGAATTGTTAGGAAAGTAGAGAATATTCTCATCAAATCAGGTCTGTTTAATCTACCAGGGAAAAAAGCCCTATTAGAAAGTAATAGTGAAATAGAAATAATAGTGGTGGATGTGTCAGAACAGGAGATAGAAAGACCCAAAAAAAAACAGAAATCATACTATAGTGGCAAGCAGGGATACCACACATTAAAGTCGCAAGTCGTTGCCGATCAAAAAAGCGAGCAGGTAATCTGTGTCCGTTGTGAGAAAGGAAGAGTCCATGATTTTCGACTGTGGAAAGAGAGCAAAATAAGGTTAAATAAGGAAATAGAAATATTAGGGGATAAAGGCTATCAAGGAATTCAGAAAATCCATCAAAACAGTCAAATTCCTCATAAAAAAAAGAAAAAAGAAAAACTAAGTAAAGAGCAAAAAAAAGCCAATCGTCAGTTATCACAACGGCGCATAGTTATAGAACATATTCATCGTCGTCTCAAAATATTTCGGATACTTTCATCAAGATACAGAAATCGCAGACGGCGATTTGGTCTGAGATTGAATTTGATTGCTGGTATCTACAATTACGAACTTCGTTACCGACAAAAGGATATATCTTGA
- the holB gene encoding DNA polymerase III subunit delta', with product MINWSRLIGQNQAIELLQRALEVNSIAPAYLFAGAKGIGRNLAAKCFCQDLLTRDRSPETRELILKRFLGGNHPDLLWIEPTYQHQGKLLTAKEAQESNLKRKAPPQIRIEQIREITNFLSRPPLESACSVVVIEEADTMTEAAANALLKTLEEPGKATLILIAPSPSSLLPTLVSRCQQIPFQRLSEENLAQVLRSNGHARVLNYPAILGLAQGSPGEAIAALEFLDSLPQDLPRSFSKFPLRLSQALELAKIIAQTLDTETQLWYVSYLQYEDWQRRRERSILEILEKTRRQLLAYVQPRLVWECTFLALAKLSTAQKS from the coding sequence ATGATAAATTGGTCAAGGTTAATCGGTCAAAATCAGGCCATTGAACTACTACAAAGAGCGCTTGAAGTCAATTCGATCGCTCCCGCTTACTTATTCGCCGGCGCTAAGGGGATTGGACGCAATCTAGCAGCAAAATGTTTCTGTCAAGACTTGTTAACTAGAGATCGATCTCCGGAAACAAGGGAATTAATCCTGAAACGCTTTCTCGGGGGCAATCATCCCGATTTACTCTGGATTGAACCCACTTATCAACACCAAGGCAAACTGCTCACCGCAAAAGAAGCACAGGAAAGCAATCTCAAGCGCAAAGCTCCCCCGCAAATCCGCATCGAACAAATTCGCGAGATTACTAACTTTTTAAGTCGTCCTCCCCTCGAATCGGCCTGCTCTGTGGTGGTGATCGAGGAAGCAGACACCATGACGGAAGCGGCGGCAAATGCGCTCTTAAAAACGCTTGAGGAACCAGGAAAAGCCACTTTAATCCTAATTGCTCCTAGTCCCTCCTCTTTACTACCCACTCTCGTTTCTCGCTGTCAACAGATCCCTTTTCAGCGTCTTTCGGAAGAAAATCTCGCTCAAGTCCTGCGCTCTAACGGACACGCTCGCGTTCTCAATTATCCGGCAATTCTCGGTTTAGCTCAAGGTAGCCCGGGAGAAGCGATCGCTGCTTTAGAGTTTCTCGACAGTCTCCCCCAAGATTTACCGCGATCTTTCAGCAAATTTCCCCTAAGACTCTCCCAAGCACTGGAATTAGCCAAAATTATCGCTCAAACTCTTGACACGGAAACCCAATTATGGTATGTGAGTTATCTTCAGTATGAGGATTGGCAACGACGACGAGAGCGATCGATTTTAGAAATCTTGGAAAAAACCCGCCGGCAGCTGTTAGCCTACGTTCAACCCCGTTTGGTCTGGGAATGCACTTTCTTGGCATTGGCCAAGCTATCCACCGCCCAAAAGTCTTAA
- a CDS encoding neurohypophysial hormones like protein, protein MKIKSLVLLILLTLTTVLGACQGGKQAEEPKNVPTTVQSPQTDADDDEDGENRQKDDDNDQNKDDDDDDDDN, encoded by the coding sequence ATGAAAATCAAATCCTTAGTTTTGCTGATTCTGTTAACCTTGACTACGGTTTTAGGTGCTTGTCAGGGAGGAAAACAAGCCGAAGAACCGAAAAACGTCCCTACCACGGTGCAATCACCGCAAACAGACGCAGATGACGATGAAGACGGGGAAAATCGGCAAAAAGACGATGATAATGACCAGAATAAAGACGATGATGATGACGATGATGATAACTAA
- the ftsH2 gene encoding ATP-dependent zinc metalloprotease FtsH2: protein MKLSWKTILLWTLPALVVGFFLWQGTFATATGNIGNNTATTRMTYGRFLEYLDSGRVVSVDLYEGGRTAIVQALDPELENRVQRLRVDLPANSPDLIARLRDSKISFDAHPMRNDGAWWGFLGNLLFPFLLIAALFFLFRRSNNMPGGPGQAMSFGKSKARFQMEAKTGITFDDVAGIDEAKEELQEVVTFLKQPEKFTAVGAKIPKGVLLVGPPGTGKTLLAKAIAGEAGVPFFSISGSEFVEMFVGVGASRVRDLFKKAKENAPCLIFIDEIDAVGRQRGAGIGGGNDEREQTLNQLLTEMDGFEGNTGIIIIAATNRPDVLDSALMRPGRFDRQVTVDAPDFKGRLEILDVHARNKKLANDVSIEAIARRTPGFSGADLANLLNEAAILTARRRKEAITLLEIDDAVDRVIAGMEGTPLVDSKSKRLIAYHEVGHAIVGTLLKDHDPVQKVTLIPRGQAQGLTWFTPNEEQGLTTKAQLMARISGALGGRAAEEEIFGYDEVTTGAGGDLQQVSDMARQMVTRFGMSDLGPLSLESQGGEVFLGGGLMTRSEYSEKVATRIDDQVRSIVEHCHEISRQIVRDHREVIDRVVDLLIEKETINGEEFRQIVAEYAYVPEKEQFVPQL, encoded by the coding sequence ATGAAACTATCCTGGAAAACGATTTTACTGTGGACATTGCCCGCCCTTGTGGTCGGTTTTTTCCTCTGGCAAGGCACTTTTGCCACGGCCACCGGTAATATCGGCAATAACACCGCCACTACCCGCATGACCTACGGACGCTTTCTAGAATACCTAGACAGTGGTAGGGTTGTTAGCGTCGATCTCTACGAAGGTGGCAGAACGGCGATCGTACAGGCCCTAGATCCAGAACTAGAAAACCGAGTACAACGCCTACGGGTCGATTTACCGGCCAATTCCCCCGATTTAATCGCCCGTTTACGCGATTCTAAAATTAGTTTCGATGCACACCCGATGCGGAATGATGGCGCTTGGTGGGGATTCCTCGGTAATCTACTTTTCCCCTTTTTGCTGATTGCGGCTCTCTTTTTCCTGTTCCGTCGTTCTAATAATATGCCAGGCGGCCCCGGTCAAGCGATGAGTTTTGGCAAATCAAAAGCTCGTTTCCAGATGGAAGCGAAAACCGGCATCACCTTTGATGATGTGGCAGGAATTGACGAAGCGAAGGAAGAATTACAGGAAGTCGTCACTTTCCTCAAACAACCGGAGAAATTTACCGCCGTCGGTGCCAAAATCCCCAAAGGAGTCCTCTTAGTTGGTCCTCCGGGTACAGGTAAAACCCTGTTAGCTAAAGCGATCGCCGGTGAAGCGGGTGTACCTTTCTTCAGCATTTCCGGTTCGGAATTTGTGGAAATGTTCGTCGGTGTCGGAGCTTCTCGCGTGCGCGATTTGTTCAAAAAAGCCAAAGAAAATGCTCCCTGTTTGATCTTTATCGATGAAATTGACGCAGTAGGTCGTCAACGGGGTGCCGGTATCGGTGGTGGTAACGATGAACGGGAACAAACCCTAAACCAATTATTGACAGAAATGGACGGTTTCGAGGGGAATACGGGAATTATTATCATTGCCGCCACTAACCGCCCCGATGTTCTCGATTCCGCTCTCATGCGTCCGGGCCGTTTTGATCGCCAAGTAACCGTCGATGCACCCGATTTTAAAGGTCGTTTAGAGATTTTAGACGTTCATGCCCGCAATAAAAAGCTGGCCAACGACGTTTCCATCGAAGCGATCGCCCGTCGCACTCCGGGGTTCAGTGGGGCAGATTTAGCCAATTTACTGAACGAAGCGGCAATTTTAACCGCCCGTCGTCGTAAAGAAGCCATTACCCTGTTAGAGATAGATGATGCGGTAGATCGCGTGATCGCTGGTATGGAAGGCACTCCTTTAGTGGATAGCAAGAGCAAGCGCTTAATCGCTTATCATGAAGTGGGTCATGCGATCGTGGGTACGCTCTTAAAAGATCACGATCCCGTCCAGAAAGTGACTCTGATTCCCCGGGGACAGGCCCAGGGTTTAACTTGGTTCACTCCCAACGAAGAACAGGGTTTAACCACGAAAGCGCAGTTAATGGCCCGGATTTCCGGTGCTTTAGGTGGTCGCGCGGCCGAGGAAGAAATCTTCGGCTATGATGAGGTGACTACCGGTGCCGGTGGCGATTTACAGCAAGTCTCTGATATGGCGCGTCAGATGGTGACTCGTTTCGGGATGAGCGATTTGGGTCCTTTGTCCCTAGAAAGTCAAGGGGGTGAGGTGTTCCTCGGTGGCGGTTTGATGACTCGTTCCGAGTATTCTGAGAAGGTCGCTACTCGCATCGATGATCAGGTGCGCTCAATCGTGGAACACTGCCATGAAATTTCTCGGCAAATTGTCCGCGATCATCGCGAAGTGATCGATCGAGTGGTGGACCTGCTGATCGAAAAAGAAACGATCAATGGGGAAGAATTCCGGCAAATTGTGGCTGAATACGCCTACGTTCCCGAAAAAGAACAGTTTGTACCACAGTTATAG
- a CDS encoding EcoRV family type II restriction endonuclease: protein MSKILELLLFPIFDNFARCNQLKIELVSQQNFYPDLTFIHEPTGAKFAVDRNYC, encoded by the coding sequence ATCTCCAAAATCCTAGAATTGCTTCTTTTTCCCATATTTGATAATTTTGCTAGATGTAACCAATTAAAGATAGAGTTAGTATCTCAACAAAATTTTTACCCTGATTTGACCTTTATTCACGAGCCAACAGGAGCTAAGTTTGCTGTGGATAGAAATTACTGTTAA
- a CDS encoding DNA adenine methylase, which produces MKLTPLVPPIKCQGIKTKLVKDVKNIVSDLSFGRWIEPFYGSGVVAFNINPKKALLADTNTHIIQFYNNLKNQVITSNTVKLFLQENGQSLKEQGESYYYQVRERFNQAPNSLDFLFLNRSCFNGVMRFNRKGQFNVPYCHKSERFSQAYITKIVNQVIAIENILIKNDYTFQVADFRETLSDWQKTDLIYLDPPYLGRHVDYFNSWSEEDEDCLVTILKDISCRFILSTWHSNQFRSNPLIKKNWSADQFYIYTKQHFYHVGSTEKLRHPITEALITNFNISLLPERGTDLQQLSLFPSTAENEGVRTV; this is translated from the coding sequence GTGAAGTTAACGCCACTGGTGCCACCGATTAAGTGTCAAGGAATTAAAACTAAATTGGTAAAAGATGTTAAAAATATTGTGTCTGATCTGAGCTTTGGGCGTTGGATAGAACCCTTTTATGGATCGGGAGTGGTGGCTTTTAATATTAATCCCAAAAAGGCTTTACTTGCGGACACAAATACTCATATTATCCAGTTTTATAATAATCTAAAAAATCAAGTTATTACCAGTAACACTGTCAAGCTTTTTTTGCAAGAAAATGGTCAAAGTCTTAAGGAGCAAGGAGAAAGTTATTATTATCAAGTACGAGAAAGATTTAATCAAGCTCCTAATTCTCTAGATTTTTTATTTCTCAATCGCTCCTGTTTTAATGGGGTGATGAGATTCAATCGGAAGGGACAGTTTAACGTACCTTACTGTCATAAATCAGAACGATTTTCTCAAGCATATATTACCAAAATAGTCAATCAAGTTATTGCCATAGAAAATATTCTGATTAAAAATGATTATACTTTTCAAGTTGCTGACTTTCGAGAGACTTTATCTGATTGGCAAAAAACAGACTTGATCTATCTCGATCCTCCTTATTTGGGGAGACACGTCGATTATTTTAACTCTTGGTCTGAAGAGGATGAAGATTGTTTGGTGACTATTTTAAAGGATATTTCTTGTCGGTTTATTTTGTCCACTTGGCACAGTAATCAGTTTAGAAGCAATCCTTTAATTAAAAAAAATTGGAGTGCTGATCAGTTTTATATCTATACTAAACAGCATTTTTATCATGTGGGTTCCACAGAAAAATTACGTCATCCGATCACCGAAGCTCTCATTACTAACTTTAACATTTCCTTGTTGCCAGAGCGAGGAACTGATTTGCAACAACTGTCATTATTCCCATCGACAGCAGAAAATGAGGGAGTGAGAACAGTCTAG
- the psbX gene encoding photosystem II reaction center X protein produces the protein MTPSLANFLWSLVLGAVIVLIPATIGLIFISQYDKIKRT, from the coding sequence ATGACACCCTCTTTAGCTAACTTTCTCTGGAGCCTTGTTTTAGGTGCGGTTATCGTCCTGATCCCCGCCACTATCGGTTTGATTTTTATCAGTCAATACGACAAGATCAAACGGACTTAA
- a CDS encoding ComF family protein: MLEPFLALFLKSPCPLCQRQSERELCRDCGRQLQSYRQNNPLFLWRGSIPLFIWGRYEGKLKQAIAKMKYDRHPALGSLLGSCMGETWLLRPPLTDKRLTVIPIPLHPERLKERGFNQAEAIGEGFCRLTGYPLASRGLIRIKNTAALFSLAAEERKKTMQAAFQLGKNLPKSVPILLIDDIYTTGTTIEEAVQVLRTEGYRVVGAIALASSKIS, from the coding sequence ATGCTCGAACCTTTTCTCGCTTTATTTCTTAAGTCTCCCTGTCCTCTTTGTCAACGGCAGAGCGAGCGAGAGCTTTGCCGTGATTGTGGGCGACAATTACAGTCCTATCGTCAGAATAACCCTCTTTTTCTCTGGCGTGGTTCTATTCCCCTGTTTATCTGGGGACGCTATGAAGGTAAATTAAAACAGGCGATCGCTAAAATGAAATACGATCGCCATCCCGCTCTCGGCTCTTTGCTGGGCAGTTGCATGGGGGAAACTTGGCTGCTTCGTCCTCCCCTCACCGATAAACGTTTGACGGTGATTCCTATCCCTCTCCACCCAGAAAGGTTAAAGGAAAGGGGTTTTAATCAAGCAGAAGCTATTGGCGAGGGTTTTTGTCGTTTAACCGGTTATCCTCTGGCTAGTCGCGGATTAATTCGGATTAAGAACACGGCAGCTTTATTTAGTCTGGCAGCCGAGGAAAGAAAAAAGACGATGCAAGCGGCTTTTCAACTGGGGAAAAATTTACCGAAATCAGTGCCGATTCTCTTAATTGATGATATTTATACCACGGGAACCACGATCGAGGAAGCTGTGCAGGTTTTACGCACAGAGGGATATCGGGTAGTCGGTGCGATCGCTCTTGCCAGTTCCAAAATTAGCTAA
- a CDS encoding DUF1816 domain-containing protein — translation MILSFLQTNKISDDNTPWWLKITSLSPHCIYYFGPFASFEEAEQHQGGYLQDLESEGAQGISLSIERSNPHYLTVFDDGNQHLAKTFASHARTFSRFIS, via the coding sequence ATGATTTTATCTTTCTTGCAGACAAATAAAATTTCTGACGATAATACACCTTGGTGGCTGAAAATTACCTCGCTCTCCCCCCACTGTATCTACTATTTTGGTCCCTTTGCTTCTTTTGAGGAAGCAGAACAGCATCAGGGGGGTTATCTCCAAGATCTAGAGTCCGAAGGAGCGCAAGGAATCAGTCTTTCGATCGAGCGGAGTAATCCCCATTATTTGACCGTTTTTGACGATGGAAATCAGCATCTAGCTAAAACTTTTGCTTCCCATGCTCGAACCTTTTCTCGCTTTATTTCTTAA
- a CDS encoding ferredoxin-thioredoxin reductase catalytic domain-containing protein: MSQITNTDKSLEAMKNFAEQYARRTNTYFCSDLSVTAVVIEGLARHKDELGAPLCPCRHYEDKEAEVKNTFWNCPCVPMRERKECHCMLFITPDNEFAGEEQVISLDYIQEVRESMKGH, encoded by the coding sequence ATGAGCCAGATCACAAACACGGATAAGAGTCTTGAGGCGATGAAGAATTTTGCCGAACAGTACGCTAGACGTACAAATACTTACTTCTGTAGCGATCTCTCGGTGACAGCGGTAGTAATTGAGGGATTAGCGCGTCATAAGGACGAATTAGGCGCTCCTTTATGTCCCTGTCGTCACTACGAAGACAAAGAAGCGGAGGTAAAAAATACTTTCTGGAATTGTCCCTGTGTACCGATGCGGGAACGGAAAGAATGCCACTGTATGCTATTTATTACCCCCGATAACGAGTTTGCCGGGGAAGAACAGGTAATTTCCCTCGACTATATCCAAGAAGTCCGCGAATCGATGAAGGGGCATTAG
- a CDS encoding DUF309 domain-containing protein, which yields MTASAFGQGIDEFNRQQFYACHDTLEALWMESAEPEKTFYQGILQIAVACYHLENNNWRGAVILLGEGVRRLQHYQPDYEGINVTHLVGESLDLLNFLQNLDPQALPAVLEGMKSNQEHPHPHLDRSICSLPKILKSHPVL from the coding sequence ATGACAGCCAGCGCTTTTGGGCAAGGAATCGACGAATTTAATCGCCAGCAATTCTATGCTTGTCATGATACCCTAGAGGCTTTGTGGATGGAGTCCGCAGAGCCTGAAAAAACCTTTTATCAAGGCATTTTGCAGATTGCTGTCGCTTGTTACCATCTAGAAAATAATAACTGGCGCGGGGCGGTAATTCTTTTGGGAGAAGGAGTTAGACGTTTACAACACTATCAACCCGATTACGAGGGGATCAACGTGACGCACTTGGTTGGGGAGAGTTTGGATCTATTAAACTTTTTACAGAATCTCGATCCCCAAGCTTTACCGGCAGTGCTAGAAGGGATGAAAAGCAATCAGGAACATCCTCATCCCCACCTCGATCGATCTATCTGTTCTCTGCCGAAAATCCTCAAAAGTCATCCCGTTCTCTAA
- a CDS encoding LptA/OstA family protein, with product MRARYTKISGWLVALVSAGLMVGLGNSSLVKAQQNIVPGNAMTVRSDIQEANSKTGVITARGNVQVFYPARKMQATSAQAQYFSRERRLVMTGNVYVLQEGNSIRAETMTYLVDEGRFIATPQTSQQVESIYLVQDNETSPQPAASPTPAPLPSPSLPAAPIINPQ from the coding sequence ATGAGAGCAAGATACACAAAAATCAGCGGATGGCTAGTTGCCCTCGTTTCTGCTGGCTTAATGGTAGGATTGGGCAATTCTTCCCTAGTTAAAGCACAGCAGAACATTGTACCCGGTAATGCCATGACAGTGCGATCGGATATTCAAGAGGCGAACTCAAAAACGGGGGTAATTACTGCTCGGGGTAACGTACAAGTGTTCTATCCCGCCCGCAAAATGCAGGCCACTTCTGCTCAAGCTCAGTATTTTAGCCGCGAACGTCGTTTAGTGATGACGGGTAATGTTTACGTTTTGCAGGAAGGCAACAGTATCCGCGCCGAAACGATGACTTATCTAGTCGATGAGGGTAGATTTATCGCTACTCCCCAAACCAGTCAGCAGGTGGAGTCAATTTATTTAGTCCAAGATAACGAAACCTCTCCCCAACCGGCTGCTTCCCCGACACCCGCACCCCTACCTTCCCCTTCCCTCCCCGCTGCCCCAATTATTAACCCGCAGTGA
- the lptB gene encoding LPS export ABC transporter ATP-binding protein, with product MTLVLENIHKSYGKRLVVNRVSITVAPGEIVGLLGPNGAGKTTTFYIATGLIKPNQGRVWLDQKEITKLPLNQRARLGIGYLTQQASIFRYLTVSENIQLALEQSGVPFSQRANRLYDLLKEFRLDKIVRTKGAYVSGGERRRTELARALAVGVNGPRFLLLDEPFAGVDPIAVSEIQAMIAGLRDRQMGILITDHNVRETLAITNRAYIMREGQILASGSGEELYNNPLVRQYYLGDNFFR from the coding sequence ATGACTTTAGTATTAGAAAATATCCATAAATCCTACGGTAAAAGGCTCGTGGTTAACCGAGTGAGTATTACTGTTGCCCCGGGGGAAATTGTCGGGTTATTAGGACCAAATGGTGCGGGGAAAACTACAACTTTTTATATCGCCACGGGATTAATTAAACCGAATCAAGGGCGCGTTTGGCTCGATCAAAAAGAAATTACCAAATTACCCCTTAATCAGAGGGCGCGTCTGGGTATTGGCTATCTGACGCAGCAGGCCAGTATTTTTCGTTATTTAACTGTATCAGAAAATATTCAGTTAGCCCTAGAACAGTCGGGGGTTCCCTTTTCCCAACGGGCAAATCGTCTCTATGATTTATTAAAAGAATTTCGCCTCGATAAGATTGTTCGCACAAAAGGAGCTTACGTTTCCGGAGGAGAAAGAAGAAGGACAGAATTAGCCCGCGCTTTAGCGGTGGGAGTCAACGGGCCAAGATTTTTGTTATTAGATGAACCTTTCGCTGGGGTGGATCCGATCGCTGTGTCTGAAATTCAAGCGATGATTGCTGGTTTAAGGGATCGTCAGATGGGAATTTTAATTACCGATCACAATGTGCGAGAAACTTTGGCTATCACTAATCGGGCTTATATTATGCGCGAAGGGCAGATTTTAGCGTCAGGAAGTGGCGAAGAACTTTATAATAATCCTCTGGTGCGTCAGTATTATTTGGGTGATAATTTTTTCAGATAA